The genomic window GTCATCGAAGTCCTGCACACCGAGGCTTGCCCGCGACATGCCCGCGGCGGCAAGCGCATCGTAACGGCTGTCATCCAGATCGTTGGGGTCCATTTCCACGCTGATTTCGGGGTCAAGCCCGAAGGTGAAGTGCTGCCGCAGACAGTCCATCAGGCTGACCGTGTCCTCAGGCTTCAGCATGGTAGGCGAGCCGCCGCCGAAATGCACGGCGCTCACCACCGCGTCAGGTGAAACAAGCGCGCCAACGGCGGCAATCTCCTGCTTAAGTGCTTCCAGATAAACGGCAATCGGCTCGTATTTCAGCGTGTGCTTGGTGTGACAGGCACAGAACCAGCACAACCGGTCGCAATAGGGAATATGCAGGTAAAGTGATATCCGGTTCCTGTGGTTGAGCGCACCGAGCCAGCCGCGATAGGTCGCAGTATCGATTCCCTCGTGAAAATGCGGTGCGGTCGGATAGCTCGTGTAACGCGGTACTGCACCCGAATATTTGCGAAGAAGTTCCGTATTCATCACCGGATTTGCCTTTTATCAAGAAAATGTCGATTTCCTCTCTTTCAGTAACGGCTGCGACAGTTTGCAACTTTGACTTCAATCAAATTGCGCCATAAGTTCTTGCTAAAGTAGACGCGGGGACGACGGCTACATGGCTCAAGCCCTTAAAGAGACCGGATTTGATACCCACGGTCGCATTTCGTCCCGAAAAGCCAGCATTGGAAAAGGCTTCATGGACACGCTGCAGAAGACCATCCACAATTCGGAATATCCCGTCGTATGCCGCTCCTGCGAGGCGCGTCACGGCGGTCTTTGCAGCACGTTGACGCCGCAGCAGCTCTGCGACCTGAACCGTCACTCCAGCCGCAAAAAACTGGAAGCCGGCAATGAGCTGCTTGGCCAGGGCGAACTTGTCACCTCCTACGGCAACATCCTCAACGGCGTGGTGAAGCTTTCGAAAATGATGTCGGATGGCCGCCAGCAGATCGTCGGCCTGCAATTCGCACCGGATTTTCTTGGACGCCCGTTCATGGCGGAAAGCAAGATGACGGCGGAAGCCGCGACCGATGTGGAAATCTGCCTCTTTCCGCGCCGCGTCGTCGACCGCATGGTCTCCGAAGTGCCTGACATGGAACGCAAGCTGCACAGCCAGTCCCTGAAGGAACTGGACGAGGCGCGCGACTGGATGCTGACGCTGGGGCGTAAATCAGCACAGGAAAAGGTTGCCAGCTTCCTTTATATGATCGCCACCCATATCGACCCGGAAAATGAAGACAGATCCTGCTTCGACCTGCCGCTGTCACGCGCCGATATCGCTGACTTCCTCGGCCTGACCATCGAGACAGTTAGCCGGCAAATGACAAAGCTGCGCAAGGAAGGCACTATCCGCATCGAGAACAACCGCCATATCACGGTGCCGGATCTCGACGTTCTGAGCGAAGCCGCCGGTAACGACTGACAAAACTTGCCCTGTCACCGCCCCTGAAGCGCGGATGCCCCGAAATTGATGTGCGGCGCCCGCGCCTGAGCGGGTGCGAGCGCAAAACCGGCAAGAACCAGCAAAGCGGCGATGCATTTCATGATATTTCACCCCGTGCCCCGCTTTTTCAGCAGCATGTTTGTTATGGCCGCATCATAAGCGGCAAACCGCCTCCATCCACTTAACATCTTGGGTAAGCGGATGGTTCAGAGGCAAGGTAAAGAAGGGGTTATGATTGCTGCGCCCTTAGAGAGGCAAACCTTTCGAGGTAATCAGGCCCTGAACGTAGCAAGCAATAGCAGGACAAGAGAAAGAGGGCTGGGCATACCAAACAGCACAAAAGCGAAGACGCAGGCGACTCCGTAAGTCAGCCACAAGAAACGATATCTCGTGGCCGCGCCCAACAAGCAAACTACAAGATTCAGAAAGAAAATCGATGCACCCAACAACAACGACGGGCGCACATCGAGGAGGCGTAGGACAAAAGGCAGAACGCCCAAAAAAACCATCAGGGCTAAAAGCACCCTTGGATCGCGCGTTGAGATCAAAACCGCTTTTCTCATAACTCAGCGTCAGAGCAAATTACGTGAGGGCAATCGCATAAGTTAATTTGAACGCTATTGCGAAGCAGCAGGCGTCGCAACCGGCTTCTGGTTTTCGGCAAGCGCCCGCAGCTCAGCCACCCGACGCTTGTATTCGGCTTCCGATATCTGGCCGTTGCGCCGTGCCGCACCGAGGCGCGACAGGCTCGATTCCATGGTGGATGCCTCATCCTCACCCATCTGGGTGCCTGCGGCCGTCAGCGGCTGCGAGAAGGTCGGATAGGTGCCGGTGTCGCGCTTCTGGCTCACCGCAGTGTCGCTGACCGGGCGTGGGCCGACGATTTCGGCCGTCGGGCGGCGCATATGCGCGGGCGCGACGATCGGCTCCGGAGCCTTGCAGGCGGCAAGTGTGGCGGCGAGCATCGCGCCGGAGAGCGAAAGCACAGCGATTCTTGCCGCATTTTCCGCATATGTTCCCCATGTGCCCATGTGCTTGCCCATCGTCATGTTCCGCCTGTAAGGATATCTGCCGATATCGAATTCGACCACGGTTCGGCCCTTTGCGGCCTCCCCTTGCTGGTGGAACTTGTATTCGTTTTCATGCAGAATGTGCAAACACAAATTTGGTGGAGGATGGCGCATGGCAGGTGTTGACGGCGGGGGGGCGAAAAAGGGTGGCAAAACGCCCGGCTTCGACGCCAGTTCCGCCGAGGCCTACCTGATCCGCGACCCTGAAACCTTCGCGATCAACATCGCCCGCGCACTCGAAAACCTCGGCAAGGCCGCCTCCGAATGGCTTGCGCCGCGCGAACGCGGCGAAATTCCCCAGGCAAGCGCCGACCCGGTGACCGATCTGGTCAAGACGCTCTCCGATGTCGCCGAATACTGGATGGCCGAACCGAAGCGCTCGCTCGAGGCGCAGACCCATCTTCTCTCCAGCTATTACGATCTCTGGGCAAAATCGGTGGCGCAATTTTCCGACGATGCCGATTCGCCCCCGGAAAATGCGGCCGAGAGCGGCTCCGCACAGCGCAAAAGCAAGCGTTTTGCCGATGCCGACTGGCAGGCCAATCCGTTCTTCGATTTCCTCCTGAAAGCCTACCAGACCACCGTCGGTTTCGCCGACCGGATGGTGACGGAAGCCGATGGGCTGGACGAACACACCCGCACCAAGGCGCTGTTCTACATGCGGCAGGTAACGGAAGCGCTTTCGCCGGCCAATTTCGTCTTCACCAATCCGCAGGTCTTCCGCGAAACGGTCGCCTCCAGCGGCGCCAATCTCGTCAAGGGCATGGCGCAGCTGGCGGAGGATGTTGCCGCCGGCCACGGCCATCTGAAACTGCGCCAGACCGATTACAGCAAATTCGTCATCGGCCAGAATATCGCCGTCACATCAGGCAAGGTGGTGGCGAAAAGCCCTCTCTGCGAAATCATCCACTATGCGCCGACGACGCAAAAGGTCTTCAAGCGGCCGCTGCTGATCGTGCCGCCCTGGATCAACAAATTCTACATTCTCGATCTCAACCCGCAGAAATCCTTCGTCGGCTGGTGCCTTGAACAGGGCCACAGCGTCTTCATGGTCTCATGGATCAACCCGGATGCGCGCCTCGCCGACAAAGGGTGGGACGACTACATCAGGGAAGGCATCGATTTCGCGCTCGACACCATCGAGGAGCGGACCGGCGAGAAGGACATCAACGCCATCGGCTATTGCGTCGGCGGCACGCTTTTGTCCTCGGCGCTGGCGCTGCATGCGCAGCAGGGCAATGAGCGCGTCCGCAGCGCGACGCTGCTGGCCGCCCAGACCGATTTCATCCACGCCGGCGATCTCAAGGTCTTCATCGATGAAGGCCAGCTGGCGGCGCTGGACAAGCACATGCAGGCCGTCGGTTATCTCGATGGCTCGATCATGGCCACCGTCTTCAACATGCTGCGCGCTTCCGACCTCATCTGGCCCTATGTAGTCGATAATTACCTGCGCGGCGCCGAGCCCCTGCCCTTTGACCTGCTTTACTGGAATTCCGATTCGACCCGGGTGACCGCCGCCAGCCACTCCTTCTATCTGCGCAATTGTTATCTCGAGAACAATCTCGCCCGCGGGCTGATGCGCGTTGACGGCAAACGCATCAATCTCGGCGACATCACGATACCCGTCTATGATCTCGCCACCCGCGACGACCATATCGCGCCGGCCAAATCGGTCTTTACGGGTGCTGCCCTGTTCGGCGGGCCGGTGGAATTCGTGCTCGGCGCTTCCGGCCACATTGCCGGCGTCGTCAATCCGCCGCAGTTCGAGAAATACCAATATTGGACAGGGCAGTCACCATCAGGAGACTTCGAGGCCTGGCAGGCCGCAGCCACGGCCCATAAGGGTTCCTGGTGGGTGCACTGGCAGAACTGGATCGAAAGCCAGAGCGCCGAGAAGGTGAAGGCGCGCAAGCCGGAAGACGGCAAGCGCCCGGTGCTCGGCGATGCGCCGGGGACCTACGTCCTTTCCTGACATCACCCCACTCTCATTTTTCAGGCCACATGTTCTTCACACCCCCGCTTATTCCCGCCACGCTCGTTTCCCGCTACAAACGCTTCCTGTTCGATGCCGTCCTGGAAGACGGTACGGCGATCACCGGCTCCTGCCCCAATACCGGCTCCATGCGCGGGCTGACGACGCCGGGTTCCCGCATCTGGCTCTCCGAACATGACAGCCCGACCCGCAAATACCGGCATATGTTTGAAATGGTCGAGGCCGATGGCACCGTGGTCGGCATCAATACCGGCATGCCGAACCGGCTGGCGGAAGAGGCAATCCTGAACGGCCGCATTCCAGCACTCGGCGGTTATTCAACAATCCGCCGCGAACAGAAATACGGCCGCAATTCCCGCATCGATTTCCTGCTGTCTGAGCCCGGCCGGCCGGACGCCTATGTGGAAGTGAAAAACGTGCATTTCATGCGCGAGAAGGGTCTTGCCGAATTCCCTGATACCGCCACCAAACGCGGCGCCAAACATCTGGAGGAGTTGGGTGACGCTGCGGAAGCTGGTTACCGTTCGGTGATGCTCTATCTCATCCAGCGCGATGATTGCGAGCGGATGCGCATCTGCGACGATCTCGACCCCGTCTATGCGCTGGCGTTCCAGCGGGCAATGGCACGCGGCGTGGAGGCCTATGCGGTGAAATGTACCGTATCCCCGGCACAAATTTCGGTCAGCGGAACGGTTAAGATGGACGAATGGCGTCCGGCTGTTTTATGAACAGGGATGTAAAGAGACAGAAAGCACTATGATGGTCACCTATATCGACGCAGCCTCCGCCCCCCTCAAGAACACGGGCGTCATCCGCCTTTATACGCTCGAGGATTTCGATGGCATGCGCAAGGCGTGTCAGCTGACGGCGCGTTGCCTCGATGAACTTGCGGCGATCGTCAAGCCGGGTGTGACGACCGATGCCATCGACCGTTTCGTCTTCGAATTCGGCGCCGACCACGGCGCGCTGCCGGCAACGCTGAATTATCGCGGTTACACGAAATCCGTCTGCACCTCGATCAACCACGTCGTCTGCCACGGCATTCCGGATGAAAAGCCCCTGCGTGACGGCGATATCGTCAATATCGACGTGACCTATGTGCTGGACGGTTGGCATGGCGATTCGAGCCGCATGTATCCGGTCGGCCAGATCAAGCGCGCCGCCGAGCGGCTGATGGAAGTGACCTATGAATGCCTGATGCGTGGCATCGCCGCCGTGAAGCCCGGCGTGCGCACCGGCGCAATCGGCGCGGCAATCCAGGCCTATGCGGAGGCCGAGCGCTGCTCTGTCGTGCGTGATTTCTGCGGCCACGGCGTCGGACGCCTGTTTCACGATACGCCGAACATCCTGCACTACGGCCACCCCGACGAAGGCCCGGAAATCCGTGAAGGCATGATCTTCACCATCGAGCCGATGATCAATCTCGGCAAGCCGCATGTAAAGGTGCTTTCAGACGGCTGGACAGCAGTGACGCGTGACCGCTCCCTTTCCGCCCAATATGAACATGCCGTCGGCGTCACCGCCACCGGCTGCGAAATCTTCACGCTGTCGCCGGGCGGCTTCGATCGTCCGGGCCTGCCGCCGCTCGCATAAGGCCAGACCGCCTATGGCAAAACGCCCTGCCCCGCCTCCCGCCGATCTTTCCATGACGTCAGGCTTTGAGGCGGGCGAAGGCGATCTGTTCGACGGGGCGGATGAGCGCGGCTTTTTTGCCGAACCGCGAAGCGCGCCGAAGAGAACCGAACGGGTCGCCCCCGAACAGGAAGCGGATGCCGCTCACTATCACGGCCACCGGGACAGGCTGCGAGCGCGTTACCGCGACGGCGGCGATGCGGCGCTTGCCGATTACGAATTGCTGGAGCTTCTGCTGTTCCGGCTGATCCCGAGACGCGACACCAAACCGATTGCCAAGGCCCTCATTGCAAGGTTCGGAACGCTCGGCAGCGTGCTCGGCGCACCCTTGCCGCTGTTGCAGGAAGTGAAGGGCGTGGGCGAGGCCGTCGCGCTTGATCTGAAGCTCGTCGCTTCCGTTTCCCAACGCATGCTGAAAAGTGAAATCCGCAACAAGCAGCTTCTCGGCTCCTGGTCGTCGGTGATCGATTATTGCCATGCCGCCATGGCGCACGAGACGCGCGAGCAGTTCCGCATCCTGTTCCTAGACAAACGCAATGTCCTCATCGCCGACGAGGTGCAGGGTCAGGGAACCGTGGATCACACACCGGTCTACCCGCGGGAAATCGTGCGGCGCGCGCTTGAGCTATCGTCTACGGCCTTGATTTTAATACATAATCATCCAAGCGGAGACCCGACCCCTTCGCGTGCGGATATCGAGATGACCAAAACCATCATCGATACGGCAAAGCCGCTCGGCATCACCGTCCACGATCATATCATCATCGGCAAGGACGGCCACGCCAGCTTCAAAGGCCTCCGGCTGATCTGAAGCAGACGCGAATGTTTAAGAAGAGCTGCAACCCATAAGAGCGGCATCAACAAAAAATTAACACCTATAAATTAGCATTTCCGAAAATAATAAATCAAGGCATCGAACCTTGGTGCCTGAAGGAACGGGGGTGCTTTATGTTTAATGGAGTGCGTTTCTTTCGCGATCGATCGGGCTCGTCTGCTGTCGAGTTCGCCATCGTCGCACCGATCTTCTTTCTCGTTCTGCTGACCATGATCGCCTACGGCATCTACCTGATGGCCGCCTATTCGGTGCAGCAGATCGCCGCCGATGCGGCGAGAACGGCGGTCGCCGGACTGAACACGACCGAACGTCAGCAGCTTGCCCGGGATTTCGTCACCAAAAGCGACCTCAGCTACGCCTTCATGGACAAGACGCGCTTCACCGTCAATGTCGCAACCGATCCCGCCAATGCCAACCAGTTCACGGTGAAGGTCGAATACGACGCCCGCAACCTGCCGATCTGGAGCCTCTACAGCTACACCCTGCCCGAGCCGGTCATCCGGCGTTTTTCCACCATCCGGATCGGAGGAGCATGACATGCGGACCATTCCTTCCCTGCTTCCCCGCCTCCTCAAGGATAAAAAGGGCAACATCGCCATTTCGGCCGGGCTCACCGCGCCGCTCTTCATCGGCATATTGGCGCTGGGCATCGACTACGGTTACCTGACATTGCAGAAACGGCAATTGCAGCAAACCGCAGATCTCGCGGCCATTTCGGCGGCAGCCAGCGCCGCGGACGCCGAAAAGGCGGTCCAGCAATATTTCGCCCTCAACGGCATGGATCTCGGCGTCAAGACCGACAAGGGTCTTTTGACCGCAAAGGGGCTGGAACCCTTCGATCCCTTGAATGAATTCGCCAGCAGCAAGGGTTATGCCGAAGTCATCAAGGGTCACTACGAGCCGGATGCGACCGTGCCGGTCGGCCAGCGTTTCGTCGACAATGCCCTGCCCACCAATGCGATCAAGGTGAACATCGTCGAACAGGGGCAGATATTCTTCGCCTCCGCCTTCACCAAGCCGCCCAAGGTCTCGGCGGTCGGAACGGCCTCGTCCCAGAAGATCGCGGCATTTTCGGTGGGATCGCGGTTGGCGAGCCTCGATGAGGGCATTCTCAACAGCCTGCTCGGCGGCCTGCTCGGCACCACGGTTTCGTTAAAGGTCATGGACTACCAGGCGTTGCTCGCCGCCGATGTCAATGCGCTGAAGATCGTCGAGGCGCTGGCCATCGATCTCAACCTCACCGCCGGCACCTACAAGGATGTGTTGAAGACGGAAATCAGCTACGGCAAATTCCTCGACGTGCTGACGAAAACCACCGGTCTGCAGCCGGCGGTCGTCAACATTTTGAATACGCTGCAAAAAGCGGTCAACAAAAGCAACGTCAAGATCAAGCTCGAGGAGATCCTCAATCTCGGCCCCTTCTCGGACAAGCTGATCGGTACGGGCGAAAACCTCAAGGTTACCGCCGGCGTCTTCGATCTCATCAATGCCGCAGCCGTGGCGGGCAATGGCGGCAACCAGCTGGGGCTTAATCTCAACGCCAATATTCTCGGTCTCGCCTCGGTCAAGGCAACGCTCGCCATCGGTGAGCCGCCCGTCGAGACACCGTCGCTCGCCGTTGGCGGTCAGGGCACCATCGTGCGTACCGCGCAGACCCGGCTGGCGGTCAATGTCGTGGTGGACGGGTTACAGGCCATTGCCGGTCTCAAGGTCAATATTCCGCTTTATGTGGAAGTCGCCCATGCCGAAGCACGGCTTGCCGATATCAGATGCACGGGCGGTGGACAGGGAACGGTGGATGTGGAAGTCGTGCCCGGCGTTGCGGAAATCGCACTCGGCAATGTCGATACCACGGCTTTTGCCAATTTCGGCAAGGACCCGCGTGTCACCAAGGCGGCCATCGTGGATTCGGCGCTGCTCGCCATCAACGGCAGCGCCCTCATCAACGCCACCAACATGACGAAGACCAAGCTGACCTTCACGCAGTCGGATATCACACAAGCCAAGATCAAGAGCGTCTCCACCAAGGACACCGTCACCACTCTTGTCAGTTCACTGCTGAAGAACCTCAATCTGGATATCAGGCTCCTCTTCCTCAACCTCGATCTGGGAGGTCTGGCGGGCATCCAGGCAGCGCTTGCCAACACGCTTGCGGTGGTCACGGCGCCCGTCGATCAGCTGCTCTACAACGTGCTTCTGGTTCTCGGCGTCAAGATCGGCGAAGCCGATGTGCGGGTCACCGACGTTCGCTGCCAGCAGCCGGCGCTGGTTCAGTAGTTCCATCTTCACGCAGTAAAAAGCCGCCGGGAAACATCCCCGGCGGCTTTTCATTTGATCTGTCTTTATCTCAGGCGGTGGCGATCGCCAGACGCTTCTCATCCCGGCCGCTCTTCATCCGCTCGGACAACAGGAACGCCAGCTCCAGCGCCTGATCGGCGTTGAGGCGCGGATCGCAATGGGTGTGGTAACGGTCGGACAGCGAATCCGCCGTCACGGCGCGCGCACCACCGGTGCATTCCGTCACGTCCTTGCCGGTCATCTCGATGTGGATGCCGCCCGGATGTGTGCCTTCGGCCCGATGAATCTGGAAGAAGCTTTCGACTTCCGACAGGATGCGCTCGAACGGACGCGTCTTGTAGTGGTTGAGCGTGATCGTGTTGCCATGCATCGGATCGCAGGACCACACGACCTTGCGGCCTTCCTTCTCGACAGCGCGGATGAGCTTCGGCAGGCTGTCCGCCACCTTGTCATGGCCGAAACGGCAGATCAGCGTCAGACGGCCAGCCTCGTTCGCCGGGTTCAGCGCGTCGATCAGCTCGATCAGATTGTCGGGCGTCAGCGACGGGCCGCATTTCAGGCCGATCGGGTTCTTGATACCGCGGAAATATTCCACATGCGCATGGTCGAGCTGACGCGTGCGGTCGCCGATCCAGATCATGTGGCCCGAAGTCGCGTACCAGTCGCCCGAGGTGGAATCGACGCGGGTCAGCGCCTCTTCGTAACCGAGCAGCAGAGCCTCGTGGCTGGTGAAGAAATCGGTCTCGCGCAGGCTCGGATTGTTCTCCGCGCTGATGCCGATCGCCTGCATGAAGTTCATGGTTTCGGAAATGCGGTCGGCCAGCTTGCGGTAACGGTCCGCCTGCGGGCTGTCCTTGATGAAACCGAGCATCCACTGGTGAACGTTTTCAAGGTTGGCGTAGCCACCCATGGCGAAAGCGCGCAGCAGGTTCAGCGTCGCCGCCGACTGACGGTAGGCGTCCAGCTGACGCTCCGGGTTCGGAATGCGCGAGGCCTCGTTGAAGTCGATGCCGTTGATGATGTCACCGCGGTAGGACGGCAGCGTCACGCCATCGAGCACTTCCACGTTGGAAGAGCGCGGCTTGGCGAACTGGCCGGCAATGCGTCCCACCTTCACGACAGGCAGCTGCGCGCCATAGGTCAGCACGACGGCCATCTGCAGGAAAGCGCGGAAGAAGTCGCGGATATTGTCGGCGCCATGCTCGAGGAAGCTTTCGGCGCAATCGCCGCCCTGCAGCAGGAAGGCGTTGCCTTCAGCGACATTGGCGAGCTGCTTTTTCAGACGGCGGGCTTCACCGGCAAAAACCAGCGGCGGATAGGTCGCAAGCGTGGCTTCCGTTGCCGCAAGTGCGGCCGCATCAGGATATTCGGGAACCTGCTGGATCGGTTTCTGCCGCCAGCTGCCGGGGGTCCAATTCTGTGCCATGTTCTTACCCTTTTTTCGCCCGCGCGACCTTCGCGCGACCGCCTCGAAAATTGAGCGGCTTATAGCTCCAAGCATCGGCTTTGCATAGCCGATGTCAAAGCTAACAGGCTCATTCTGCCCGTTTTGAGCGCTCCAGACGTACAAAAGTCAATTCAAACGATTTAACGAACCCGCCGCTATCCAAAAACATCAGTTTTCGAAGGACGGCGGGCGAATTTGGACAGCGATCATATCACGCCTGTATCGGCGTTACACGCGCTCGCCATTCACCACGCGGTAGCTCGACGAATACATCGTCACCAGTTCCTCGGCGGCTGTGGGATGAACCGCCATGGTGCGGTCGAAATCATCCTTGGTGCAGCCGGCCTTCAGCGTGATGCCGAGAAGCTGCGCCATCTCGCCCGCCTCATGGCCGAGAATATGCACACCGACAACCTTGCGGTCGGCAGCATTGACGATCAGCTTCATGATCGTCTTTTCCTGGCGACCGGACAGCGTTGCCTTCATCGGCCGGAACTGGGCGCGATAGACTTCCAGCTCCGGATATTTCTTGCCCGCTTCCTCTTCCGAAAGACCGACGGTGCCGATTTCCGGCTGCGAGAACACCGCCGTCGCGATCAGCTCGTGATCCGGCCTGGTCGGGTTGTTCTTGTATTCGGTCTCGATGAAGCACATGGCCTCGTGGATCGCCACCGGCGTCAGCTGTACCCGATCGGTGACGTCGCCCAGCGCGAAGATACCAGGCACGTTCGTGCGCGAATAGTCGTCGACGATGATCGCGCCCCGCGCATCCACCTTCACACCGGCATTTTCGAGACCGAGCCCCGTGGTGTTCGGGTCGCGACCGAGCGCCAGCATCACCAGGCCGACATGCAGAGAGCTACCCTGCAAGGTACGCGCCACGAAGCCGCCGTCACCATCCTTGCTGACTTCCTCGATGATATCTTCCAGAATGATGCGAATGCCCTTGGCCTCCATCGCTTCATGCAGGCCCTTGCGCATGTCCTGATCGAAGCGCGAAAGGATTTCCTTGCCGCGATAGATCAGTGTCGTTTCAACACCGAGCCCGTGGAAGATATTGGCGAATTCCACGGCGATGTAACCGCCGCCGGCAATCAGGATCGATTTCGGCAGTTCTTCCAGATCGAAAGCCTCGTTGGAGGAGATCGTCAGCTCATGGCCGGGCAGCGCCTTGTGTTCGTTCGGCGTGCCGCCGACGGCAATCACGATACGCTCAGCCGTGAAGGTCTCGCCGGTCTTCGTCAGCTTCACGGTATGGGCATCGACCAGCTCCGCGCGGCTGTCGAAAATGTCGGCCTTGGCGTTCTCCAGCCCCTTGCGATAGAGGCCTTCGAGACGGCTGATTTCCTTGTCCTTCGCCGCGATCAGCTTCTTCCAGTCGAAACGGCGCTCGCCGACGCTCCAGCCGAAACCTTCGGCATCCTCGAAATGCTCTGGGAATTGCGAGGCATAAACGAACAGCTTCTTGGGCACACAGCCGCGAATGACGCAGGTGCCGCCATAACGGTATTCTTCAGCAATGCCCACGCGCTTGCCGAGCGAGGCCGCCACGCGACCGCTGCGCACGCCGCCGGAACCGCCACCGATGACGAAAAGATCGTAGTCATAAGCTGTCATAGTCAAAACCCCTGCTCAAAACCGCCATGACCTCGCTGTGGGCCAGCGGTTTGTTCACGCCACATATAGGTGCTGCGATGCACAAATGAAAAGCCCGGTCTTGCGACCGGGCTTTGAATATTTCTGAACCTTTGAAGGTTGCCTTACGGCTTGGCTGCAGGTGCACCGCCGGTCGCATTGTGGTCGGCCGGAAGCGGCTTAAGATCGGCGCCGGCAACTTTCTGCAGTTCTGTCATGCTGGCGGCGTTGAGATCGCGGTTGATGCCGGCGGCCCAGATGTCGGCAGCCTTCATCAGTTCGCGCGTGGCGATCGGGCCGTCCTTCAGGAGCTTCTTGCCGGCTTCGCTGCCGTAGAAGGTGGAAATGGCATTCAGCTCGTCAACGCTGAAGGCGCGCGCATAGGTGAGTGCCGCTTCGCGTTCCAGATCGGCGCGGCGCGATGCAAGCTCGAGCGCCTTGGCATCAACCGTCGTGGTGATGGCGTCCTGCACGTTCGGCGAAGCCTGAATGAGCTCGGCCTTCAGACGTTCGGCCAGAC from Agrobacterium tumefaciens includes these protein-coding regions:
- the fnrN gene encoding transcriptional regulator FnrN, with the translated sequence MDTLQKTIHNSEYPVVCRSCEARHGGLCSTLTPQQLCDLNRHSSRKKLEAGNELLGQGELVTSYGNILNGVVKLSKMMSDGRQQIVGLQFAPDFLGRPFMAESKMTAEAATDVEICLFPRRVVDRMVSEVPDMERKLHSQSLKELDEARDWMLTLGRKSAQEKVASFLYMIATHIDPENEDRSCFDLPLSRADIADFLGLTIETVSRQMTKLRKEGTIRIENNRHITVPDLDVLSEAAGND
- a CDS encoding PHA/PHB synthase family protein, giving the protein MAGVDGGGAKKGGKTPGFDASSAEAYLIRDPETFAINIARALENLGKAASEWLAPRERGEIPQASADPVTDLVKTLSDVAEYWMAEPKRSLEAQTHLLSSYYDLWAKSVAQFSDDADSPPENAAESGSAQRKSKRFADADWQANPFFDFLLKAYQTTVGFADRMVTEADGLDEHTRTKALFYMRQVTEALSPANFVFTNPQVFRETVASSGANLVKGMAQLAEDVAAGHGHLKLRQTDYSKFVIGQNIAVTSGKVVAKSPLCEIIHYAPTTQKVFKRPLLIVPPWINKFYILDLNPQKSFVGWCLEQGHSVFMVSWINPDARLADKGWDDYIREGIDFALDTIEERTGEKDINAIGYCVGGTLLSSALALHAQQGNERVRSATLLAAQTDFIHAGDLKVFIDEGQLAALDKHMQAVGYLDGSIMATVFNMLRASDLIWPYVVDNYLRGAEPLPFDLLYWNSDSTRVTAASHSFYLRNCYLENNLARGLMRVDGKRINLGDITIPVYDLATRDDHIAPAKSVFTGAALFGGPVEFVLGASGHIAGVVNPPQFEKYQYWTGQSPSGDFEAWQAAATAHKGSWWVHWQNWIESQSAEKVKARKPEDGKRPVLGDAPGTYVLS
- the sfsA gene encoding DNA/RNA nuclease SfsA, whose product is MFFTPPLIPATLVSRYKRFLFDAVLEDGTAITGSCPNTGSMRGLTTPGSRIWLSEHDSPTRKYRHMFEMVEADGTVVGINTGMPNRLAEEAILNGRIPALGGYSTIRREQKYGRNSRIDFLLSEPGRPDAYVEVKNVHFMREKGLAEFPDTATKRGAKHLEELGDAAEAGYRSVMLYLIQRDDCERMRICDDLDPVYALAFQRAMARGVEAYAVKCTVSPAQISVSGTVKMDEWRPAVL
- the map gene encoding type I methionyl aminopeptidase — translated: MVTYIDAASAPLKNTGVIRLYTLEDFDGMRKACQLTARCLDELAAIVKPGVTTDAIDRFVFEFGADHGALPATLNYRGYTKSVCTSINHVVCHGIPDEKPLRDGDIVNIDVTYVLDGWHGDSSRMYPVGQIKRAAERLMEVTYECLMRGIAAVKPGVRTGAIGAAIQAYAEAERCSVVRDFCGHGVGRLFHDTPNILHYGHPDEGPEIREGMIFTIEPMINLGKPHVKVLSDGWTAVTRDRSLSAQYEHAVGVTATGCEIFTLSPGGFDRPGLPPLA
- the radC gene encoding RadC family protein, with product MAKRPAPPPADLSMTSGFEAGEGDLFDGADERGFFAEPRSAPKRTERVAPEQEADAAHYHGHRDRLRARYRDGGDAALADYELLELLLFRLIPRRDTKPIAKALIARFGTLGSVLGAPLPLLQEVKGVGEAVALDLKLVASVSQRMLKSEIRNKQLLGSWSSVIDYCHAAMAHETREQFRILFLDKRNVLIADEVQGQGTVDHTPVYPREIVRRALELSSTALILIHNHPSGDPTPSRADIEMTKTIIDTAKPLGITVHDHIIIGKDGHASFKGLRLI
- a CDS encoding TadE/TadG family type IV pilus assembly protein; its protein translation is MFNGVRFFRDRSGSSAVEFAIVAPIFFLVLLTMIAYGIYLMAAYSVQQIAADAARTAVAGLNTTERQQLARDFVTKSDLSYAFMDKTRFTVNVATDPANANQFTVKVEYDARNLPIWSLYSYTLPEPVIRRFSTIRIGGA
- a CDS encoding TadG family pilus assembly protein, which translates into the protein MRTIPSLLPRLLKDKKGNIAISAGLTAPLFIGILALGIDYGYLTLQKRQLQQTADLAAISAAASAADAEKAVQQYFALNGMDLGVKTDKGLLTAKGLEPFDPLNEFASSKGYAEVIKGHYEPDATVPVGQRFVDNALPTNAIKVNIVEQGQIFFASAFTKPPKVSAVGTASSQKIAAFSVGSRLASLDEGILNSLLGGLLGTTVSLKVMDYQALLAADVNALKIVEALAIDLNLTAGTYKDVLKTEISYGKFLDVLTKTTGLQPAVVNILNTLQKAVNKSNVKIKLEEILNLGPFSDKLIGTGENLKVTAGVFDLINAAAVAGNGGNQLGLNLNANILGLASVKATLAIGEPPVETPSLAVGGQGTIVRTAQTRLAVNVVVDGLQAIAGLKVNIPLYVEVAHAEARLADIRCTGGGQGTVDVEVVPGVAEIALGNVDTTAFANFGKDPRVTKAAIVDSALLAINGSALINATNMTKTKLTFTQSDITQAKIKSVSTKDTVTTLVSSLLKNLNLDIRLLFLNLDLGGLAGIQAALANTLAVVTAPVDQLLYNVLLVLGVKIGEADVRVTDVRCQQPALVQ